From the genome of Mucilaginibacter paludis DSM 18603:
ATGCCGTCTTTTAAATAGCTTAAAGCCTTGGGCCAAACTTGCGACAATGATAAATTAATCACAGTAGCCCCCTTTCAGTAAAAAAAGACTTTTGTATATAAATAGCTGATAAGCAGTTGTATATTTGCATGTTATTAGTTTCAAAACCAGTTAAAGGCGGCTATTTGCATCATGGCTGCCTTTTTTATAAAATCATCAATATTATTTTTGTGAGGCTTTGAACTTTTGGATGGAGTTTCTTGAAATTCTAACCGAACGGCCTATATTGTAATATTCAATTTGGCCAGTACGTAGTAGAGTATTTAGTGTCTTTAAGGAGATTTGTAAATCTTCGCAAGCTTGTTTCCTTGTGAAGTCAATATTATCGCTTTTTAGGACTGAGTTTCCTTGAGCGTTAATCGGCGCTGGGATGTCACCGTATTTTAAGACTGAATATAAAGTTTCAGTTATTAGAAGTCTCAATTGAGGTTCTGTTGTAAGAATAATACCTTCCATTTGCTTATAGTTTTAATTATAAGTCAAAGGTATATTTGACACATTCCGATAATTCCGATAATTCCTAATTCGGAAAAGATTGTTTTAAATTGCTATTTATTTTGCTTATCAATATTTCAAGTTGAATAATCATAGGCCCGTGTTTCTCGCTTCCATAATTATCATGTACTTTATTTCCTTTTTGATTTCTCAAAAAGAACGTTCCAAGTCCTGGGAATTTGCTACTAAATATTTCAGCAGCTGGTTTATCTTTAATTGAATCGATAACTGATAATGATCTCAAGCAGTATAAAAATGTCTTTGCAGCATGTTTATAACCAATCCATTCATTATCGCTGTTTAAAAGTGGAGGGTCAAGGTTTTTTAAAACCTGTATAAATTGATTAATGTGAGGCTTAAATTTTTCTTTAAATAAGTCTTCAAAAACCTTTTGATTTTCAGATTTTGGTTTGTTAAAGGATGAATCTGAATTGTTTTTTTGTATTGAGGGTGCATCTTTTACGTTTGACAAAAATTTTTTTGTCTCATTGCAAAAATCTTTAACTGGAGATGTTATTTTATGGTTTAATTTGTTGTTGATAGAATCTAAAAAAACATTATACTCTAATCTATTAATATAATAAAGTGCGCTGGATACTTTATTTTTTTCATTTGTAGACAAAATAACCTTTCCTAAATCTTTGCATTCATAAGAAAGCATTAATCTGTGGTACTTTATGATCACCTTTTTAAACCTGCTTTTGTAAAGTTCATTATCGTTAGCAGAAAATAATTCATCTAAGTCACCAATTATTTTGTTTTTTAAAATACCCCAATCTAATTGGTTGGAAAACCGTTCAAAGCAATTGAGTATATAGTAACAAATAACTGTTTTTTGTTCATCAGTGCTCAGGTCAAAAAGCCTATCAGTTGATCGATAAAATTTATTAGATAAATTATTGCAATTTTCCATTATTCAACCCCTCCATTAATTACCTTCAATTCTGCTCGCTTTAGCATGTTCATCATCATAACAGCCTTATCATCATTGTTCATACGAATGTAAGTTAAAAAAGCTTTTTCGGTTGTATGGCCGGTTATAGCCATAATTAAAATTGAAGGTATTCCCATTTTAAACATATTGGTTGCAAAGCTTCGGCGTGCTGCATGGCTGCTCATAAGTTCCCAAAATGCAACTTTAGTTATGCATCTCTGCCCTTTGACAAATTTGGTAATGCTTACATCTTCGGTAAATTCGGCAAGCTTTCCTAAATCTTTCAGGTAATCGTTGAATTTTTGATTTGATATTGTCGGTGGGATTTTCCCGTTGTATTTATCAATCACAAATTTTAGGTTTTTTGTAATAGGAATGGTTACCCGTTCCCCGGTTTTAATTGTTTGAAGCCGAATATAATCACCGTCTATATCTTGAGGCCTGATAGTTGTAAAATCTGAAAACCTTAATCCGGTATATGCGCCGATTAAAAACAGGTCACGAACCTTATTTAACCTGGCGTTTTTACTTAAGTCAATGTTGATTAACTTATCTAATTTTTCGTTATCTAAAAAGATAGCATCTGCTTCGGTTGTTTCTTTTATGAAATTTCTGCTCTTATGTTTTTGATTTGTGTGAAAACCATATTCCGCAGCATCACTCATTATTGTTTTTACGCACTTGATAGCCGCACCAAAAGACGCCGGTGATTTATCGCATTTAACAACAAAATACTCCCTGAATGACGTGTAAAAATCCAAGTCAATATCATTAAAGTGCAAATGCTTTATCTTACCTTCTCTAACAAATTCGGTCAAATTTGTATGAAGTGTGCCGTACTGTTTATGCGTATTTGGTGAATAAGGTTGGCCTTTGCGCTTGCCTCTTGCTATAACTCTTTTACCACTCTTTACGTCTTCTTTGAATTTATCTAAATAGGCTAAGAAATCAGGGCTTTTATCAGTCGGCGTTTTAATTGACGGATCGGGAAGATTAAATATGGCCCGGCGGCATTCATGTTGAAAGACTTTGACATCCGTTGGAAAGCTATCGTGATGAACTGTATAGTTTTCAAACAGATTTATAATAATGGATTTTGCATTGCTTAAACTGGTTGAAATGGTTTTAGCACGTGCGTTCGCTGCATGCTGTTTGGGACTTTGCTTTTCGATATTCCAATAGCGTGGTTCCACTTTGTCAATACCAGAGATAACAATACGTTCATTGTTGAATCTCACTATGGCATTTATTGAGGTCGGTTCATGAGCTGGCAAAGTTTGCCGTAAGTTGAAGTTAACATTAATTGTAAAGTTGCCCCTATTAGTTTTATTACTCATATCGGTATGTTTAAAACAATATTCAAATATACCGACAACCGACAACAAAAGCAATGATTGTTGTCGGTTTGTTTGCTCTCTGATACACTTTAAGTGTCGTTGGGATACTCAAAATGCGGCTTATTTTGGTTTATTAGCTGTTTTTTCACTTGTAATTATTTTAGTATGCAAAAGTTCGATTCCCTTCGGGAACACAAATAATTAATGCCTGATATATAAAAGCCTGCAAATTAATTAATTTGCAGGCTTTTATATTGTATTGTAGTTGAGATTTAAGTATTAAAGCTTCTCTATTTCCGATACAGCAATTTTAGTAAACTTTGAAATCTGGGCAAGTGGCAGGCCGTCCTTTTTCATTTCTTTGGCAATAGCAATGGCTTCTTCGTGCTTTCCTTTTTCGATACCCTTTTCAATGCCTTTTTCAATGCCTTCCTGCCGGGCATACTCTATTACATTCTTGTTATCCCATTTGTATTTTAAGCTGCTGTCGTACATGGTTTTTTCTTCCTTTGTCAAGTTAGTATATTCAGCAATGCTGAATAGTTTTTCAAATACGGGCTTCCGCAGGTATACAGGTATTTTGTCCCATTGGCTCATGGTCAGGCGTAACAAATCTCGAAATTGACAAAAGTATTTGTGCCTTTAAGTATTAAAGCTTCTCTATTTCCGATACGGAAATTTTAGTGAACTTTGCGATCTTGGCAAGTGGCAGGCCGTCCTTTTTCATTTCTTTGGCAATAGCAATGGCTTCTTCGTGCTTTCCTTTTTCGATGCCTTTTTCGATACCTTCCTGCCGGGCATATTCTATTACATTCTTATTATCCCATTTGTATTTTAAGCTGCTGTCGTACATGGTTTTTTCTTCCTTTGTCAAGTTAGTATATTCAGCAATGCTGAATAGTTTTTCAAATACGGGCTTCCGCAGGTATACAGGTATTTTGTCCCATTGGCTCATGTTCTTTAATACATGAAGCCACCTGTCTAAATCGGTTTCCAGTTCGCTATCCGCTTTTACAAATTTACTTAATTCAATGTATGTATAACCCAGTTTGTCATAAAAAATTTCACCGGTATCTCTGTTACACAGGCAAATATCGTGCAGATAGCTATTTGCGGGGCTGCCTTTCAATGTGAAATCTTCCAACAAGGCAATTAAATATACTTCGGCAATGTTATAAGCCCAGTCACTCCGTTTGCCTTTTGGCGCCTGGTCGCTTATGAGGCGGGAAGTATAAAATAAAGCCCTTTCTTTAAAGTAACCTTGTTTTGCGCGCTGCACCTCAATTATAAAGCGTTCGCCGTTATGCCCTGTACAAAGGAGATCAAATATGG
Proteins encoded in this window:
- a CDS encoding helix-turn-helix domain-containing protein, encoding MEGIILTTEPQLRLLITETLYSVLKYGDIPAPINAQGNSVLKSDNIDFTRKQACEDLQISLKTLNTLLRTGQIEYYNIGRSVRISRNSIQKFKASQK
- a CDS encoding site-specific integrase, with the translated sequence MSNKTNRGNFTINVNFNLRQTLPAHEPTSINAIVRFNNERIVISGIDKVEPRYWNIEKQSPKQHAANARAKTISTSLSNAKSIIINLFENYTVHHDSFPTDVKVFQHECRRAIFNLPDPSIKTPTDKSPDFLAYLDKFKEDVKSGKRVIARGKRKGQPYSPNTHKQYGTLHTNLTEFVREGKIKHLHFNDIDLDFYTSFREYFVVKCDKSPASFGAAIKCVKTIMSDAAEYGFHTNQKHKSRNFIKETTEADAIFLDNEKLDKLINIDLSKNARLNKVRDLFLIGAYTGLRFSDFTTIRPQDIDGDYIRLQTIKTGERVTIPITKNLKFVIDKYNGKIPPTISNQKFNDYLKDLGKLAEFTEDVSITKFVKGQRCITKVAFWELMSSHAARRSFATNMFKMGIPSILIMAITGHTTEKAFLTYIRMNNDDKAVMMMNMLKRAELKVINGGVE
- a CDS encoding Rpn family recombination-promoting nuclease/putative transposase → MSDSKPPVAGKYIDPLVDFAFKKIFGSEPNKDLLIAFLNEVFRGRKHIVDLVYNKNEHPADLKDGGAAIFDLLCTGHNGERFIIEVQRAKQGYFKERALFYTSRLISDQAPKGKRSDWAYNIAEVYLIALLEDFTLKGSPANSYLHDICLCNRDTGEIFYDKLGYTYIELSKFVKADSELETDLDRWLHVLKNMSQWDKIPVYLRKPVFEKLFSIAEYTNLTKEEKTMYDSSLKYKWDNKNVIEYARQEGIEKGIEKGKHEEAIAIAKEMKKDGLPLAKIAKFTKISVSEIEKL